One window of Anaerolineales bacterium genomic DNA carries:
- a CDS encoding ADP-forming succinate--CoA ligase subunit beta — translation MKLHEYQSKQIFSRYGIPIPKGRVATTADEARSIAIELGGRVVIKSQVLVGGRGKAGGIRLAKDPHEAEDVAAQILAMEIKGLPVRKVLVDEAASISKEIYLGITNDRAARRPVMMASSAGGVEIEEVARTTPEKIIKVHIDPLLGLKDYQARNIAIGIDLPKQHWKVFNQIAAGLWRAFLDCDATLAEINPLVVTDSGQLIALDGKMLIDDNALFRHPDLADLRDLDVEAPAEVEARKYGLTYIKLDGNIGCMVNGAGLAMTTMDIIKLFGGEPANFLDIGGGAGSDKVAAAIRIILTDPNVKAVLFNIFGGITRGDEVARGILVALNDVKTNIPMVIRLVGTNAEEGRKLLSDANLITAETLADAAKKAVAAAKTGIAGR, via the coding sequence ATGAAACTACACGAATACCAATCTAAACAAATATTTTCACGCTACGGCATCCCCATCCCAAAAGGACGGGTTGCAACCACCGCTGACGAAGCACGCAGCATTGCCATCGAGCTGGGTGGGCGGGTGGTTATTAAATCGCAGGTTTTGGTAGGTGGGCGTGGCAAGGCTGGCGGTATCCGCCTGGCCAAAGACCCGCACGAAGCCGAAGATGTCGCCGCCCAAATCCTGGCGATGGAGATCAAGGGATTGCCAGTCCGCAAGGTGCTGGTGGACGAAGCTGCAAGCATCTCCAAGGAAATATACCTGGGTATCACCAATGATCGTGCTGCCCGCAGGCCTGTCATGATGGCCTCGTCAGCAGGCGGTGTGGAGATTGAGGAAGTCGCCCGTACCACCCCTGAAAAGATCATCAAGGTGCATATTGATCCGCTCCTGGGCCTCAAAGATTATCAGGCGCGAAACATTGCAATCGGCATCGATCTACCCAAACAGCACTGGAAAGTCTTTAACCAGATCGCAGCTGGACTCTGGCGTGCCTTTCTTGATTGCGACGCCACCCTTGCTGAGATCAACCCCCTGGTCGTGACGGACAGTGGTCAGCTCATCGCCCTGGATGGCAAGATGCTGATCGACGATAACGCCTTATTCCGCCATCCCGACCTGGCTGACCTGCGGGACCTGGACGTTGAGGCACCAGCCGAAGTGGAAGCACGCAAGTATGGCCTCACTTATATTAAACTTGACGGGAATATCGGTTGTATGGTGAATGGGGCGGGACTGGCCATGACGACCATGGATATTATCAAGCTATTCGGCGGAGAGCCTGCTAATTTTCTTGATATCGGCGGTGGTGCTGGCTCTGATAAGGTGGCAGCTGCGATCCGCATCATCCTTACTGATCCGAACGTAAAAGCGGTATTGTTCAATATCTTTGGCGGTATCACCCGTGGTGATGAAGTTGCTCGAGGTATCCTGGTTGCCTTAAATGATGTCAAAACTAATATCCCCATGGTGATCCGCCTGGTCGGTACCAATGCAGAAGAAGGACGCAAGCTGCTTTCAGATGCCAACCTGATTACTGCTGAAACCTTAGCCGATGCTGCCAAAAAAGCGGTCGCAGCTGCAAAAACTGGAATAGCAGGGAGGTAA
- a CDS encoding succinate--CoA ligase subunit alpha, giving the protein MSILINKNTRLLVHGITGNEGLFHSTQMLAYGTNVVAGMTPGKGGEWVIEGKVPVFDSAKVAVEATGANTSCIFVPSRFAADSIYEAADAGISLIVCITEGIPVQDMMKVRDYLDQKRVRLVGPNCPGLLTPGEAKVGIIPGNIAIPGNVGVVSRSGTLTYEVLYALKLLNKGVSTCVGIGGDPINGTNFIDTLTMFEADPQTEKIVMIGEIGGTDEEKAADYISKHMTKPVVSFIAGQTAPPGKRMGHAGAIVEGGSGLAADKIKALQAAGVRVASHPEEIPSLLF; this is encoded by the coding sequence ATGAGTATCCTGATCAACAAAAATACACGCCTGCTTGTCCATGGCATCACGGGTAATGAGGGTCTTTTCCACAGCACACAGATGTTGGCATATGGCACCAATGTGGTTGCCGGTATGACCCCTGGGAAAGGTGGGGAATGGGTGATCGAAGGGAAAGTTCCCGTTTTCGATTCGGCCAAGGTAGCGGTTGAAGCCACCGGCGCCAATACCAGCTGCATCTTTGTTCCATCCCGCTTCGCAGCTGATTCGATCTATGAAGCTGCTGATGCAGGAATTTCGTTAATTGTGTGCATCACCGAAGGTATCCCGGTGCAGGACATGATGAAAGTCAGGGATTATCTGGATCAGAAGCGGGTTCGCCTGGTAGGGCCTAACTGTCCGGGTCTGCTCACCCCAGGGGAAGCCAAGGTTGGCATCATTCCGGGAAACATTGCCATCCCCGGTAATGTTGGGGTTGTTTCCCGCTCTGGCACCCTTACCTATGAGGTGCTCTATGCTTTAAAACTATTAAATAAAGGTGTCAGTACCTGCGTGGGTATCGGTGGTGATCCGATCAATGGCACCAACTTCATCGATACCCTTACCATGTTTGAAGCCGATCCACAAACCGAGAAAATTGTCATGATTGGTGAAATTGGTGGTACTGATGAAGAGAAAGCTGCCGATTACATCTCTAAGCACATGACTAAGCCGGTAGTTAGCTTTATTGCTGGTCAAACTGCTCCTCCCGGAAAACGCATGGGACACGCCGGTGCTATCGTTGAAGGTGGCTCAGGCTTGGCGGCTGACAAGATTAAAGCCCTCCAAGCTGCAGGGGTCAGGGTAGCGTCACATCCTGAGGAGATCCCTAGCCTTCTCTTTTAG
- the acpP gene encoding acyl carrier protein: MENTEVFDKVKAIIIDLLGVDESKVTLEARFREDLEADSLDLVELIMKFEDEFGGEISDKEAQEIKTVGQAVDYLQAHM; the protein is encoded by the coding sequence ATGGAGAATACTGAAGTTTTCGACAAGGTAAAAGCTATCATTATTGACTTACTAGGCGTAGATGAATCGAAAGTCACCCTTGAGGCTCGTTTTCGCGAAGACCTTGAAGCTGATTCATTAGACCTAGTCGAGCTGATCATGAAGTTTGAGGACGAATTTGGCGGTGAGATTTCTGATAAGGAAGCCCAGGAGATCAAAACAGTTGGCCAGGCTGTTGATTATCTCCAAGCCCACATGTAA
- a CDS encoding type 2 isopentenyl-diphosphate Delta-isomerase: MEEVTPIGSRKNDHLHINLQQDVSSGLTTGLEEYHFVHCALPEINLSEIDLGVNLFGKHLSAPLLISSMTGGTAEAGQINQILASAAEQAQIAMGVGSQRIAIDHPELAHTFQIRRQAPTALIFANLGAIQLNYGYGLTECQRAVDMVQADALVLHLNALQEALQPEGQSNFAGLLNKIETICHALPVPVIAKEVGWGFSKQDVSLLAQAGITAIDVAGSGGTSWSQVEMHRAETEEQRKLAAAFHGWGTPTSDAILNVILTAPGVKVIASGGLRSGMDIAKCIALGASIGGLAGPFLKAAARSLEETLALIDLLKQEIRVCMFATGSLTLDQLRHEKLVGK; the protein is encoded by the coding sequence ATGGAAGAAGTTACGCCGATTGGCTCGCGAAAAAATGACCACCTGCACATCAACCTTCAGCAGGATGTTTCATCCGGCCTGACCACCGGATTGGAAGAGTATCATTTCGTTCATTGTGCACTTCCGGAGATCAATCTTTCCGAGATCGACTTGGGCGTAAACCTGTTTGGTAAACACCTCTCGGCTCCGCTCCTGATCTCTTCCATGACCGGTGGCACTGCTGAAGCGGGGCAAATCAACCAGATTCTTGCTTCGGCTGCAGAGCAGGCTCAGATCGCCATGGGAGTTGGTTCCCAACGCATCGCTATAGATCATCCTGAGCTAGCGCACACCTTTCAAATCCGCCGCCAGGCACCTACGGCATTGATATTTGCCAACCTAGGTGCGATTCAGCTTAATTACGGCTATGGCCTCACTGAGTGCCAGCGCGCCGTCGACATGGTCCAGGCTGACGCGCTTGTTTTGCATCTAAACGCGCTTCAGGAAGCGCTCCAACCTGAAGGCCAATCCAACTTTGCCGGATTATTAAATAAAATCGAAACCATCTGTCATGCTTTACCGGTACCTGTAATTGCCAAAGAGGTTGGTTGGGGCTTCTCGAAACAGGATGTCTCCTTGCTTGCCCAGGCGGGTATCACTGCCATAGATGTAGCTGGCTCAGGAGGGACGTCATGGTCACAGGTTGAGATGCACCGTGCCGAGACTGAAGAGCAGCGTAAGCTAGCGGCGGCTTTCCACGGCTGGGGCACACCTACATCAGATGCGATCCTGAATGTCATCTTAACAGCACCTGGCGTAAAAGTAATTGCTTCTGGTGGACTTAGATCAGGCATGGACATTGCTAAATGCATTGCCCTGGGTGCATCTATCGGTGGTTTAGCTGGGCCGTTCCTGAAAGCTGCTGCCCGATCTCTTGAAGAAACGCTTGCATTGATTGATTTGTTAAAACAAGAAATCCGTGTTTGTATGTTTGCTACTGGTTCATTGACCTTGGATCAACTGCGCCACGAAAAACTGGTTGGAAAGTAG
- a CDS encoding polyprenyl synthetase, with protein sequence MPVNQVENLAQTCLEAIENSLKKAVLRSQEFGDSMLYDMLAYHMGWVDELDQVTTRGKRIRPLLVLLVCSAAGGDWNIALPGATAVELIHNFSLIHDDIEDNSPTRRGRLSVWKKWGIPQAINTGDAMFALAHLEAIRLSQTVDSWVAIKSVDLLQRTCLHLTQGQFLDLSFESRSDLSVDDYWPMVEGKTAALIAASTKLGALAAYCDDAVIEAYHKFGRSLGLAFQVEDDLLGIWGNALLTGKSTQSDLFTGKVTLPVLFGLSRAGKFADLWNSGPITEDKIHFVADLLEAEGAKEFAQSEARRLLQDAFSWLDRARPAGIAGEALRNLALSLVNRQS encoded by the coding sequence ATGCCGGTCAATCAAGTCGAAAATCTCGCCCAAACCTGTTTAGAAGCAATTGAAAATTCTCTAAAGAAGGCAGTATTGCGTTCCCAAGAATTCGGCGATTCAATGTTGTATGATATGCTTGCCTACCATATGGGATGGGTGGATGAGCTCGATCAAGTTACTACCCGTGGAAAACGCATTCGCCCATTACTGGTTTTGCTTGTGTGTAGCGCAGCGGGTGGTGATTGGAACATAGCCTTGCCGGGTGCCACTGCGGTGGAATTAATCCACAATTTTTCATTGATTCACGATGATATTGAAGATAATTCTCCCACACGCCGTGGGCGACTCAGTGTTTGGAAAAAATGGGGGATTCCCCAAGCCATAAACACCGGCGATGCCATGTTTGCCCTGGCACATCTGGAAGCCATCAGGCTTTCTCAAACAGTTGATTCGTGGGTGGCCATAAAATCTGTTGACCTGCTTCAACGTACCTGCTTGCATTTAACCCAAGGGCAGTTCCTTGATCTGTCATTCGAATCCCGTAGTGACCTGTCTGTTGATGATTATTGGCCTATGGTGGAAGGAAAGACAGCCGCACTAATTGCTGCCAGCACAAAATTGGGTGCTCTCGCAGCTTATTGCGATGATGCAGTGATTGAGGCATATCACAAATTTGGCCGCTCGCTTGGCCTGGCTTTCCAGGTTGAAGATGATTTACTTGGGATTTGGGGTAATGCTTTATTGACTGGTAAATCAACTCAAAGTGACTTGTTTACCGGCAAAGTAACACTCCCTGTGTTGTTTGGGCTTTCCAGGGCAGGTAAATTTGCCGATCTTTGGAATAGCGGGCCGATTACCGAAGATAAAATTCATTTTGTTGCAGACCTATTGGAAGCTGAGGGTGCTAAGGAATTCGCCCAGTCCGAAGCCAGGCGTTTATTGCAGGATGCTTTTTCATGGTTGGATCGGGCTCGTCCAGCTGGTATCGCCGGTGAGGCTCTGAGAAACCTCGCCCTCAGCCTGGTAAATCGTCAATCATAA